The Leifsonia xyli genomic sequence CCGCAGATCGCGCTCCTGATCCCGCTGTACCTCATCCTCAACTCGCTGGGGCTGCTGGACACGGTGGTCGGCCTGATCATCGTCGACTGCTCGCTCGTGGTGCCGTTCGTGCTCTGGATCCTCAGCAACTACTTCCTGACGATCCCGGAGGAGCTGGAGGAGGCGGCGCGCATCGACGGCGCCTCGCGCCTCGGCGCGCTGTTCCGGGTCGTGCTGCCCGCGGCACGACCCGGCATCTTCGCGGCGATCATGTTCGCGTTCCTCCTGGCGTGGGACGAGTTCATGTACGCGCTGATCTTCACCTCGTCGAACGCGGCGAAGACGCTCCCGGTCGCGATCAGCGAGTTCGCCGGCCGTTACACGACCGACTTCGGCCTCGTGGCCGCGGGCGGCATCATCGCGGCCCTCCCGCCGATCATCGTCGCCATGATCTTCCAGCGCTACGTCGTCAGCGGCATGGCCGCCGGCGCCGTCAAGGGCTGACCTCCCCTTCTGCCACCGACCCCGTAAAGGACACATCCCATGGAACCCAAAGCCTCCTTCGTCGACGCCATGCGCGCTCAGCCCGAGAACCTGGCCACCGCTCACGAGACCGTGCTGCGCGACCTCGCGGCGGCCGGCCTCTCGCGGTGGGGCGCGGATGACTCGGTCGCCGTGCTCGCAATGGGTGCGTCGCTGAACTCGGCGCACACCCTCGTCGCCGCCCTCGCCGCGGCCGGCCGGCCGGCGACGGCGTTCGTGGCGTCGGACGTCGCGGACGGCCTCGCCGTCGTGCGCGCCGACCGGTCGATCGTGGTGTCCGAGTCGGGCCGCAGCCCCGAGCCGCTCGCCGCCGCACGCACGCTCACCTCGGGCACCAGCGTCGGCATCAGCAACTTCCCCGAGCAGCCGATCAAGGACACGGTGGATGCGGTGCTCGGTCTGGGCGGGTTCCCCGACTCGCCGGTCTACACGAGCGGGTTCACGGCGACGATCCTGGCGTATGCGCTGCTGCTCGACTCCGTCGGGGCGCTGGATGCGGCGGACGAGGCGGCGCGCATCCCGTCGCTGGCGGAGGAGGCCCTCCGCGCCTACGCGCCGATCGCCGAGACCATCGGGCAGGTCCTCGCGGACGCGACGACGATCGACGTGGTCGGCCGCGGTGGGTCGCTGACCGCGGCCTCGGAGCTGTCCCTGATGGTCCGCGAAGGCCTGCGGACGCCGAGCACGGCCTTCGAGACCTTCCAGTACCTCCACGGACCGATGGAGGTGCTGTCGTCGGACGACGCGCTCGTGGTGTTCGGCGACGGACGCGAGCTCAGCATCCCGTCGTCGGTGCTCGATGCCGGGGTGCGGGTTGTACTGGTCACCGCGGCTTCGCCCCACTCGATCCCGGGCGCGGGTCACCCCAACCTCACTGTCGTCACGGTGCCTGCGGGGCTGGGGATCTTCGAGCGCGCGATCGTCGAGACGGTCATCGGCCAGCTGGCGATCGCCGCGGCGATCCAGCACAAGCCGTACCCGCTGGAGGACTTCCTCTACCACCAGGACGACACCAAGCTGCCGGTGCGCTGAGACGCGGAGGCACCCGACGACGGCCGTATCCCGATGGGATGCGGCCGTCGTCGCATCCCGGATCAGACGTCGCGGCGGCGCGCCACCAGCAGACCGCCGAGGAACGACACCGACGCCCAGCCGAGGACGACCAGCAGGCTCTGCCACTCGACGAGGTCCCCGTTGCCCAGGCCGACTACACCCCGGACGCTCCGCTGAGCAGATACGGCAGGATCGCGGCCACCGCTTCGGACTGGGTCACGCCCGCGATGATCTGCACGATGACGTTCAGCACGAACAGCACCCCGACCGACGCCGATAGCCCGCCCGCTGACGACCGCACCATCGTGCCCGCCCCGAGGGCGAAGATCGCGGTGAGGCCGAGCACTGCTCCGGTGCCGAGCACCGACCACAGCAGAATCCCGGGCTCGCCGAACGTGATGGATGCCCCTCGCGCCTGCAGAATGGGCAGGCATGCCGCCCACGACAGTCCGGCGCTGACCACGCCGATTCCGAAGCCCCAGAGACCGACGACGAACGCCTTGCCCGCGAGCAGCGGGGATCGCTTCGGCACGGCCGCAAACGACGACCGGATCATGCCGGTGCCGTATTCGGAGGTGATCGAGAGCGTACCCAACACGACGATGATGAGCTGCGAGAACAGGATGCCCGTGCCCGTGCACTGCGCGACCAGGACCATGCCCTTGTCCCCGCGGAGTTTCGCGATGTCGTCGTCGCCGATGATGCCCGCGAGCAGCACGGAGATGAGCAGCGTCACCGGCAGGATCGACACGGTCACCCACCACGTCGAGCGCAGCGAGAGCAGCTTGATCCACTCAGCAGAGAGGATGCCCGCGAAGCTGACGCCGCTGCGCTCGAGCGCGCCCGACATCCTGCTGGTCGTCGCGCTCATCGGGCACCCCCGGTGCGGTACTCCACGGCGTCCTGGGTCAGGTCGAGGTAAGCCTGCTCGAGCGACGCGGTGACCGTCGCCAGCTCGTAGAGCGGGATGCCGGCGGCGGCTGCCGCCTCGCCGATCACCTCCGCCCGCAGACCCCGGACCTCGACGGTGTCGTTGCCGAGGTTGTGGATGGAGACATCCGGCCCGGTCACCGCTGCGGCGATCGCACCCACGCGCGGGCTGCGCACACGGACCGCGTCGCCCGACGCGCCGAGGAGCTGTCCGATGGGCGCGTCGGCCAGCACCCGGCCCTTCCCGAGCACGACGACATGGTCGGCCGTCTGCGACATCTCGCTCATCAGGTGAGACGAGAGGAAGACGGTGCGGCCCTCGGCGGCCAGCCCGCGCGTGAACTCCCGCACCCAGCGGACGCCCTCGGGGTCGAGCCCGTTCACCGGCTCGTCGAGGATGAGAACCCCCGGGTCTCCGAGCATCGCCGCGGCGATGCCGAGCCGCTGGCCCATGCCGAGGGAGAACCCGCCGACGCGCTTGTCGGCCACCGACTCCAGCCCCGCCATGCCGATGACCTCGTCGACCCGTCGGAGAGGGATGCGGTTGGTCGCCGCGAGCGCGCGCAGGTGCTTCCTGGCGCTGCGCCCCGGGTGCGCGGCCTTCGCGTCGAGCAGGGCGCCGACGGTGCGCAGCGGGGCGCGCAGCTCCGCATACGCCGTGCCGCCGATCAGCGCCGAACCGGCGTTCGGACGGTCGAAGCCCATGATCATGCGCATCGTGGTGGACTTGCCCGCGCCGTTCGGCCCGAGGAAGCCGGTGACGCGGCCGGGTTCGATGACGACAGAGACGTCGTCCACCGCCCGCCGCTCACCGAAGCGTTTCGACAGTCGTTCCAGTGTGATCACGGCGCCCTTCCCTCATGCGTCTGCTGCGGCGATCCGAGAGGAGCCGCTCTATCTCAGTAGACGAAGGCGACGGCGGATGATGACGCGATACAGCAGAGAAGGGTTGTCCGCAAGGGTCCCGCCCTCGCGTTGACGGGCGACCCGAAGCGGAGTCCTATGTAACCATGATTGCTCTCATCGTGATTCTGCTCGTGATCTGGGCGGTGCTCGCCATCCTGGGCTTCGCCATCAAGGGTCTCCTCTGGCTGGCCATCCTCGGGTTGGTGTTCTTCGTGATCACCGCCATCGTCGGCTGGATGCGACGCGGCGCGTCCCGCACCTGATCGACCCCTCCCCCGATAGCTCGAAGCGGCGGTCGCGCGCACACGCGCGGCCGCCGCTTCGTCGCGCCAGGGGATCACAGTTGGACATCGCCGCCGACGGGGACGAATGTTGAGACATGACCTACGTTGCGAATCCCTCGCGCTATGACGAGATGATCTACCGCCGCACCGGCCGGAGCGGCCTCGACCTGCCCGCACTGTCGCTCGGCCTCTGGCACAACTTCGGCGACGACCGCCCCTTCGAGACCCAGCGCGCGATCGTGCGGCGGGCGTTCGACCTCGGCATCACCCACTTCGACCTGGCGAACAACTACGGTCCGCCCTACGGGTCCGCCGAGACCAACTTCGGCCGCATCCTGAAGGAGGATCTCCGGCCGTACCGCGACGAGCTGATCGTATCGAGCAAGGCGGGCTGGGACATGTGGCCCGGCCCGTATGGACAGGGCGGCGGCAGCCGCAAGTACGTCCTCGCCAGCCTCGACCAGTCGCTGCAGCGTCTCGGGCTCGACTACGTGGACATCTTCTACTCGCACCGGCCCGACCCGTCGACGCCGCTGGAGGAGACGATGCAGGCGCTCGACACCGCCGTGCGCTCCGGCAAGGCGCTCTACGTCGGCATCTCGTCCTACGGCGCGGAGGAGACCCGTCGCGCCGCCGGCATCCTGCGCGAGCTGGGAACGCCGCTGCTGATCCACCAGCCGTCGTACTCGATGCTCAACCGGTGGATCGAGAACGAGGGACTGCTCGACGCCGCCGGAGAGCTCGGGGTCGGCGTGATCGGGTTCACGGCTCTCGCGCAGGGGATGCTGACCAACAAGTACCTGAACGGCATCCCGGAGGGGTCGCGGGCGACGGCGGGTGACTCGTTCGACGCCGACTGGCTCACGGATGAGGCCGTCGACCGGCTGCGGGCGCTCGACGAGATCGCGCAGGGCCGGGGCCAGTCGCTCGCGCAGATGGCGCTCGCCTGGGCGCTGCGCGACGATCGGGTCACCTCGCTCGTCATCGGCGCCAGCCGGGTCGAGCAGCTGGAGCAGAACGTGGCCGCGCTGGGCAACCTCGACTTCACGCAGGACGAGCTCGCCGCCATCGACGAGTACGCCGTCGAGGCCGGAGTGGACCTCTGGGCCGGCGCTCGTCGAGGCGAGGTCTAGCAGGAAGCGTCAGGCGGACGCCGTCGCGATCGTCGCCTCGGCGTCCGCCTGACGTGCGCCGATCACGCGGAGGAAGACGATGATCCAGCCGAAGATCGCGACGGCGGCCACGAGCTCTACCGCGGTGAGGTTGTAGTACCCCAGCGCGAACAGCCCACCGCAGACGGCGATGACGGCGAGGAAGGTCCAGCCGAGTCCGATGAACGCCATGGGCAGCGTCGGCATCAGCCACTTGAGCGCGACCACCAGGGCGCAGAAGACGACCGCCATGCCCGTCGCGACGGTGTTATGGATCGGGATGGACACGTTGACCGGCACCAGGCCGACGCAGGCGAGGAAGAAGCCGACGACCACCAGGGTCCATCGCACGATGGAGTCCCCGCGGGTCAGGGCGCGCGCCGGGTCGGTCGGTGCGGTCGCCTGACGCGCGATGGCGGCGACCATGACGCCCGAGAAGATGAGCGTCGCGTTGAAGGCGATGCCGGACACATCCCACACGGTCCCGAGCGAGCTCAGGTTC encodes the following:
- a CDS encoding multidrug ABC transporter ATP-binding protein, with amino-acid sequence MITLERLSKRFGERRAVDDVSVVIEPGRVTGFLGPNGAGKSTTMRMIMGFDRPNAGSALIGGTAYAELRAPLRTVGALLDAKAAHPGRSARKHLRALAATNRIPLRRVDEVIGMAGLESVADKRVGGFSLGMGQRLGIAAAMLGDPGVLILDEPVNGLDPEGVRWVREFTRGLAAEGRTVFLSSHLMSEMSQTADHVVVLGKGRVLADAPIGQLLGASGDAVRVRSPRVGAIAAAVTGPDVSIHNLGNDTVEVRGLRAEVIGEAAAAAGIPLYELATVTASLEQAYLDLTQDAVEYRTGGAR
- a CDS encoding aldo/keto reductase gives rise to the protein MTYVANPSRYDEMIYRRTGRSGLDLPALSLGLWHNFGDDRPFETQRAIVRRAFDLGITHFDLANNYGPPYGSAETNFGRILKEDLRPYRDELIVSSKAGWDMWPGPYGQGGGSRKYVLASLDQSLQRLGLDYVDIFYSHRPDPSTPLEETMQALDTAVRSGKALYVGISSYGAEETRRAAGILRELGTPLLIHQPSYSMLNRWIENEGLLDAAGELGVGVIGFTALAQGMLTNKYLNGIPEGSRATAGDSFDADWLTDEAVDRLRALDEIAQGRGQSLAQMALAWALRDDRVTSLVIGASRVEQLEQNVAALGNLDFTQDELAAIDEYAVEAGVDLWAGARRGEV
- a CDS encoding SIS domain-containing protein produces the protein MEPKASFVDAMRAQPENLATAHETVLRDLAAAGLSRWGADDSVAVLAMGASLNSAHTLVAALAAAGRPATAFVASDVADGLAVVRADRSIVVSESGRSPEPLAAARTLTSGTSVGISNFPEQPIKDTVDAVLGLGGFPDSPVYTSGFTATILAYALLLDSVGALDAADEAARIPSLAEEALRAYAPIAETIGQVLADATTIDVVGRGGSLTAASELSLMVREGLRTPSTAFETFQYLHGPMEVLSSDDALVVFGDGRELSIPSSVLDAGVRVVLVTAASPHSIPGAGHPNLTVVTVPAGLGIFERAIVETVIGQLAIAAAIQHKPYPLEDFLYHQDDTKLPVR
- a CDS encoding ABC transporter permease; the protein is MKRTTRNSILIHLAAFVVAIVILLPFGWMVVASVTPQRILISTPLQWIPDTLDWSRYELIFRGGAESVGATFRAALANTTIVAVGTVAVSMIVGILGAYAFARLRFRFRQAVLILFLATYMLPQIALLIPLYLILNSLGLLDTVVGLIIVDCSLVVPFVLWILSNYFLTIPEELEEAARIDGASRLGALFRVVLPAARPGIFAAIMFAFLLAWDEFMYALIFTSSNAAKTLPVAISEFAGRYTTDFGLVAAGGIIAALPPIIVAMIFQRYVVSGMAAGAVKG